Genomic window (Saccharomyces eubayanus strain FM1318 chromosome XVI, whole genome shotgun sequence):
TTCTATCCCCTTATTTGCGCCATTCGAAAAAATCGGTAGTTGTAAAAAACTGTAAAAACTATTCAGCAACATTGGCTGCaatattatgatataaGTTTATTGAAATATGATTACCCCCcaataaattgaaaaatatggtGTTATTGGAAACCGAGTTGTTACTAAACTTTTAGATAGGCCTCTACTTATAAGGGCTCCTTAGGGGAAAAGCTCAGATAAGCGCAACGAAAATGTACCGATCGgaatacaaaagaaaaagtaaaaaataatgtaTACACGATTCAAGCGGAACTTGAGTATTAAACGTGAGTATTTAAGTTGGATGCATGGGTATCTAAGCTATACAGCTactgtttcttttttaactttcttttggcGAAATCGAGTACTTGTGAATTACCTTCCTTTgaaatgaagaatttcctctttttgtCGTCTTTCCATAATAACACACCAATATCTTGAGCATATTTATTCAGCATACTGTACTCTTGAGTGGTTTCAAAATCGGAGTACAAAGAGCCATCGTATGTCATAACTCTATCTAGCTCTAGTTGCCATAATCTGATTTGATCTACTACCGTTGGAGGTAGGATTTGTAATGGCTCTTTACAGTTGGCGTCTAGCTCtagttttttctccaaCTTTTCCTCAGCCAACCTCCTCATTTGAGGATGAGCATGTGTTTCTAAATATGCAATGATTTGTTCCGCAGTGATACCGTTGGTCAGTGCTCTTCTAATAGATTCCCTTGTTATCTGGCCCAAAACCATATTAACAAACCTTGCCTTCAAATGAACGAAAAGAGACAAAACGGCAATTTGTAACGGAGAATTGGAATATGAAtaaatcttgaaatttgTTTCTACAATTAATGAACCATCAGGTATATCCTGACTTTTCGAATCAACTTTGTTTAAATCATCGGGTATATTGATATCTCCTGTAGGCTTACCATTGTTGCCGTCCTCATTCACTGAGGGTTCCTCCCTGTTCTGTCTTAATACACTATCCATCGCATTGGAGGCCGATCTAATCGTTTTTGTATCGGAAGTTAGCATTAAAGCTAATTTAGTTGGATAAAAAATGGTATCGTTTGAATGTTTCTGGAAAACTAGTCCATAATCTCTCATATCTTGTAACATAATCCTCTGCGTTTCACTTAATGCATCGATTTTGTACGCCTTACCGACTTCTAATGCACCTAacatgaaaatgaaatgtaACACGTCGACTAAATCCATTTTGGACGTTTCAATCACTTTTAAATACTGTAGTAGTAAAGACCATAACTGGGAGTTAATTTCTtgtaaaagaaattgaaaacctTCATTAgtgattttgaattcacCGGTGGAGTTTATTTCTTCCATAAGTTTACTGTGCTTCAGAAGattcaaaactttttcgGATGGAATTTTAGCTAGAGGAGTACCAACCATGAAATGTAATATAGTTTCCCATTTATTGGCTGAATATTCGTCCAATAGGTTCAAACTAACCACATTATCTTCTACAACGATACCAAACGAATTCTGAACCTCTCCGCCTGTCAACGCGTTTCTCAGActgattttgaaagttgGATTTAGGTTGATCATCAAAGTACCAGAAGACTTGTTTGGTATGAGAAGATGCAAAGACTTCATTGATTTGATTGCATCTTGAAACTGCAATTTAC
Coding sequences:
- the TFB2 gene encoding TFIIH/NER complex subunit TFB2, whose translation is MSDYSLKHSVTQYLEEIPQQVQNRLYTSPATCLAIYRILPPLAKFFIMAMVFNENEVPLLDLDKWVNSNGKLQFQDAIKSMKSLHLLIPNKSSGTLMINLNPTFKISLRNALTGGEVQNSFGIVVEDNVVSLNLLDEYSANKWETILHFMVGTPLAKIPSEKVLNLLKHSKLMEEINSTGEFKITNEGFQFLLQEINSQLWSLLLQYLKVIETSKMDLVDVLHFIFMLGALEVGKAYKIDALSETQRIMLQDMRDYGLVFQKHSNDTIFYPTKLALMLTSDTKTIRSASNAMDSVLRQNREEPSVNEDGNNGKPTGDINIPDDLNKVDSKSQDIPDGSLIVETNFKIYSYSNSPLQIAVLSLFVHLKARFVNMVLGQITRESIRRALTNGITAEQIIAYLETHAHPQMRRLAEEKLEKKLELDANCKEPLQILPPTVVDQIRLWQLELDRVMTYDGSLYSDFETTQEYSMLNKYAQDIGVLLWKDDKKRKFFISKEGNSQVLDFAKRKLKKKQ